One part of the Ornithodoros turicata isolate Travis chromosome 2, ASM3712646v1, whole genome shotgun sequence genome encodes these proteins:
- the LOC135383860 gene encoding neprilysin-1-like: MAHCTNESAATNRRKSSTTQLPPPSAPRPSESWKGWHFLMVAIVTSIVTAFVVALTYTIWIENRHRKPPVRTKVCNSLACRRYSGMIITRLDKGADPCRNFYEFVCGRNVMEKRRGVYSDHIYAFIKRSAQLLSMTLVPSRQQTAAQKAAGFYQTCEDITLGNMNEIIHFKNILKSAGLEWPHISQQHDVFNSLIAIHRALGITTLLVIQTEPTENDVYLMPEPWLFAYHDQRNFKRQTRTWESYYNTVRSEFLGSSNDSFLSFAEFTRIEEIILGTLLTVLVPGRFEALSLLNSTQELSSLTRGISPQHWNHILYGLMGLSNAKPVRSHVSLRYIQAFSNLFISVGEQNLVYVTGWLVVQRIAYYISSDIAAAWYGSRKAAIQDTALRCIKLTEHYMGWATFLPIVDRIFTRDIMEEIHTIMRHLLDALRPKLEGNLLTTLSKEAVRLGAAMNSSMKLLEMKPATIESHYAKIADMENFVSTNWLNAVASLRAADEAVLMTVVAIGVSYELYFAGTMLPLFPYAATLPLYDYNISKSVKYGGLGSVLARALFALTGENLNANGQRKLDCYILESRLPNSTAPGLRKWKALRWASLDVLWNAFQAATEEKERDPPGGLADFTLEQLFFIAFCYIRCDQRDALAEYDCNEPLRRNVHFSEAFKCPAGSAMNYEDNCGFL; encoded by the exons ATGGCTCACTGCACCAATGAATCTGCGGCTACG AATCGACGAAAATCGAGCACCACCCAATTACCCCCGCCCAGTGCACCACGACCAAGTGAGTCATGGAAGGGCTGGCACTTTCTAATGGTCGCCATAGTTACTTCAATCGTCACTGCTTTTGTCGTCGCCCTCACCTACACTATTTGGATTGAGAACCGCCACAGGAAACCTCCTGtccgtacgaaagtatgcaacAGCCTTGCGTGCAGAAGATACTCTGGCATGATAATCACCAGGCTAGATAAAGGTGCCGATCCGTGCAGGAACTTCTACGAATTCGTCTGCGGAAGAAACGTTATGGAGAAAAGAAGAGGCGTCTATAGTGATCACATATATGCGTTTATAAAGCGTTCAGCACAATTATTAAGCATGACGCTTGTGCCAAGCCGCCAACAAACGGCTGCGCAGAAGGCGGCTGGGTTTTACCAGACTTGTGAGGATATTACATTAGGCAACATGAATGAGATTATACATTTTAAGAATATTTTGAAGAGTGCCGGACTGGAGTGGCCACATATATCGCAACAACATGATGTATTTAATAGCCTGATAGCTATACACAGGGCTTTGGGAATTACAACTTTGCTTGTGATCCAGACAGAACCTACTGAAAATGATGTGTATTTGATGCCGGAGCCGTGGTTGTTCGCCTACCATGATCAGAGGAATTTTAAAAGGCAAACCCGAACTTGGGAAAGCTACTACAATACAGTTCGATCAGAATTTCTTGGCAGTAGTAATGATTCGTTCCTTTCGTTTGCGGAGTTCACGAGAATTGAAGAGATTATCCTGGGAACCCTCCTGACAGTGTTAGTCCCTGGCAGATTTGAGGCCCTGTCGCTTTTGAATAGTACTCAAGAACTTTCAAGCCTAACACGAGGAATCTCACCTCAGCATTGGAATCACATTTTATATGGTCTCATGGGGCTGTCAAATGCCAAACCTGTTCGAAGTCATGTTAGCCTTCGCTATATCCAAGCATTCAGCAATTTGTTTATCAGCGTAGGGGAACAAAACTTAGTGTATGTAACGGGATGGCTTGTAGTGCAGCGGATTGCATACTACATCAGCAGTGATATAGCTGCCGCATGGTACGGATCACGCAAAGCGGCGATTCAAGACACTGCCCTGCGTTGCATCAAGTTGACGGAACATTACATGGGCTGGGCCACGTTCCTTCCCATTGTTGACCGGATATTTACTCGTGATATCATGGAAGAAATACATACCATCATGCGTCACTTGCTAGATGCACTGCGACCAAAGCTTGAAGGAAACCTTCTGACGACCCTTAGTAAAGAAGCGGTGCGTCTTGGAGCCGCTATGAACTCATCCATGAAACTTCTAGAAATGAAACCAGCGACGATCGAGAGTCACTACGCCAAAATTGCCGACATGGAAAATTTTGTTTCGACGAATTGGTTGAACGCGGTAGCATCGCTACGAGCAGCAGACGAGGCTGTGCTAATGACAGTCGTCGCGATAGGCGTCAGCTATGAACTGTACTTTGCAGGGACAATGCTTCCTCTTTTTCCGTATGCAGCAACCCTGCCGCTCTACGACTATAACATAAGCAAGTCCGTGAAGTACGGCGGACTAGGATCTGTGCTTGCACGAGCATTGTTTGCATTGACGGGAGAGAACTTAAACGCAAATGGGCAGCGTAAGCTTGATTGTTACATATTGGAATCTAGATTGCCAAACTCTACAGCACCAGGCTTAAGGAAATGGAAAGCTCTACGGTGGGCGTCTTTAGATGTGCTGTGGAACGCATTCCAAGCTGCGACAGAGGAAAAGGAACGCGACCCCCCAGGGGGTCTCGCGGACTTCACTTTAGAGCAGCTGTTCTTCATTGCGTTTTGTTATATTCGGTGTGATCAACGTGACGCACTTGCTGAGTATGATTGCAACGAACCACTACGCAGAAACGTGCACTTCAGTGAAGCTTTCAAGTGTCCAGCAGGAAGTGCTATGAACTACGAAGATAACTGTGGATTCCTCTGA